Proteins encoded in a region of the Veillonella parvula genome:
- a CDS encoding SufS family cysteine desulfurase: MRPIAEAYKDFPILHKEHNGHRVIYLDSGATAQIPQSVIDRVVEHMTQRNGNPHRGSHILAIEASEDYENARDRVVEFINAREREEVVFTRNSTESMNLIAHSYGLHNVKKGDKIVITVAEHHANLVTWQYVAEQTGATLEYMYLDEHGHLKDGEINKIDENTKIVAFAHVSNVLGMEFPVKELTEKAHSVGAVVVLDGAQSTPHKKIDVQELDCDFFVFSGHKMCASQGIGVLYGKRELLEAMPPFLLGGDMIEYVKEQTATFNELPYKFEAGTPNADGAVSLHAAIDYLESFGMDAIEAYEEELVAYILPKIVALPHVHVIGSQNPKEKHGVIAFTVDDVHPHDVATILDSKGICVRSGHHCAQPLGAFYNVSASTRLSMYLYTRKEDLDAFLEVLKTVRSVMGFKD, from the coding sequence ATGAGACCAATTGCAGAAGCATACAAAGACTTTCCTATACTACATAAAGAGCATAATGGGCACCGCGTTATCTATTTAGATAGCGGTGCTACTGCACAAATTCCACAATCCGTAATTGATCGTGTTGTGGAACATATGACACAACGTAATGGTAATCCACATCGTGGTTCTCATATTTTAGCTATTGAAGCATCTGAAGACTATGAAAATGCACGTGATCGCGTAGTTGAATTTATCAATGCTCGTGAACGTGAAGAAGTTGTATTTACACGTAATAGTACAGAATCTATGAACTTGATTGCTCATAGCTATGGTCTTCATAATGTGAAGAAAGGTGACAAGATTGTCATTACTGTTGCGGAACATCATGCCAATCTTGTAACATGGCAATATGTAGCAGAACAAACAGGGGCAACCTTAGAATATATGTACCTTGATGAACATGGGCACTTAAAAGATGGTGAAATCAATAAAATTGATGAGAACACTAAAATTGTTGCCTTTGCTCATGTTAGTAACGTGCTTGGTATGGAATTCCCTGTAAAAGAATTAACTGAAAAAGCGCATTCCGTAGGTGCTGTAGTAGTTCTCGATGGTGCTCAATCTACACCTCATAAAAAAATTGATGTTCAAGAATTAGATTGTGATTTCTTCGTATTCTCTGGTCATAAAATGTGTGCATCTCAAGGTATTGGTGTACTTTATGGTAAACGTGAGTTATTAGAAGCTATGCCACCTTTCCTATTGGGTGGGGATATGATTGAATATGTAAAAGAACAAACTGCTACATTCAATGAGCTTCCATATAAGTTCGAAGCAGGTACACCAAATGCTGACGGTGCCGTTTCTTTGCACGCCGCAATTGATTATTTAGAATCCTTTGGCATGGATGCTATTGAAGCTTATGAAGAAGAATTAGTAGCGTATATTCTTCCTAAAATTGTTGCATTGCCACATGTTCACGTGATTGGCTCCCAAAATCCTAAGGAAAAACATGGCGTAATCGCGTTCACTGTAGATGATGTACATCCTCATGATGTAGCTACAATTTTAGATTCTAAAGGCATTTGTGTTCGTTCTGGACATCATTGTGCACAACCATTAGGTGCATTCTATAATGTATCTGCATCTACTCGTCTAAGCATGTACTTATATACTCGTAAGGAAGATCTAGATGCATTCCTTGAAGTATTAAAGACAGTTCGTTCAGTAATGGGTTTTAAAGATTAG
- the sufB gene encoding Fe-S cluster assembly protein SufB, with protein MEERKKTQVADMDRGVYDIKNDFEYSYISDAGLTEDIIREIWSNKNEPEWMLDFRLKSLEIYNRMGIPNWIPDISGLDMANIHTYVKPKVDMKENWDEVPEEIKSTFDRLGIPEAEKTSLAGVGAQYDSEVVYHSIQEDLVKQGVIYTDIETALHEHEEIVKKYWMTLIPPTDHKWAALHGAVWSGGSFVYVPAGVQVEIPLQSYFRLNAPGAGQFEHTMIIVEEGAKLHFIEGCSAPKYDVSNLHAGAVELFVKDNATLRYSTIENWSKNMYNLNTKRCVVGKGGTIEWVSGSFGSKVSCLYPMSILNGEGAHAEFTGVTFAGEGQFLDTGCKVVHNAPYTTSNVNSKSISKSGGAAIYRGLLKIGPKAEHSKATVSCESLMLDAESQSDTIPAIIVENDNVDLGHEAKIGRISDEAIFYLMTRGISEEEARAMLVRGFVEPISKELPLEYAVEMNNLINLELEGSIG; from the coding sequence ATGGAAGAAAGAAAGAAAACCCAAGTCGCGGATATGGACCGTGGTGTCTACGATATTAAGAATGACTTTGAATATTCTTATATTTCTGATGCTGGTTTAACAGAAGATATTATCCGTGAAATTTGGTCTAATAAAAATGAACCTGAATGGATGCTTGACTTCCGTTTGAAATCTTTAGAAATCTACAATCGCATGGGGATTCCAAATTGGATTCCTGATATTTCTGGCTTAGATATGGCAAATATCCATACTTATGTTAAGCCAAAAGTAGATATGAAAGAAAACTGGGACGAAGTTCCAGAAGAAATTAAAAGTACTTTTGACCGCTTAGGTATTCCAGAAGCGGAAAAAACATCTCTTGCAGGTGTTGGTGCTCAATATGACTCTGAAGTTGTATACCACAGTATCCAAGAAGATCTTGTTAAACAAGGCGTTATCTATACTGATATCGAAACTGCGCTTCATGAGCATGAAGAAATCGTAAAAAAATACTGGATGACATTGATTCCACCTACAGATCATAAATGGGCTGCTCTTCATGGTGCCGTTTGGTCTGGTGGTTCCTTCGTATATGTTCCAGCAGGTGTACAAGTAGAGATTCCATTGCAATCCTATTTCCGCTTGAATGCACCAGGTGCTGGTCAGTTTGAACATACTATGATCATCGTAGAAGAAGGGGCTAAATTGCACTTCATCGAAGGTTGTTCTGCTCCTAAATACGACGTATCTAACCTTCATGCCGGTGCCGTTGAATTGTTTGTAAAGGATAATGCTACATTGCGTTATTCTACAATTGAAAACTGGTCCAAAAACATGTACAACCTTAACACAAAACGTTGTGTAGTTGGTAAAGGTGGTACTATTGAGTGGGTATCTGGTTCCTTCGGTTCCAAAGTATCTTGCTTGTATCCAATGAGTATCCTTAATGGTGAAGGTGCACATGCTGAATTCACAGGTGTAACATTTGCTGGCGAAGGACAATTCCTTGATACTGGTTGTAAGGTAGTTCATAATGCTCCTTACACAACTAGTAATGTAAACTCTAAATCTATTTCCAAATCCGGTGGTGCTGCTATTTACCGTGGCCTTTTGAAAATTGGCCCTAAAGCAGAACATTCCAAAGCGACTGTATCTTGTGAATCCTTGATGCTTGATGCAGAGTCTCAATCTGATACAATTCCAGCTATTATCGTAGAAAACGATAATGTAGATTTAGGTCATGAAGCTAAAATCGGTCGTATTTCCGACGAAGCGATTTTCTATCTCATGACACGTGGTATTAGTGAAGAAGAAGCTCGTGCAATGCTCGTTCGTGGTTTCGTTGAGCCAATCTCCAAAGAATTACCACTTGAGTATGCTGTAGAAATGAACAATCTAATCAATCTTGAATTAGAAGGTTCTATCGGTTAA
- the sufU gene encoding Fe-S cluster assembly sulfur transfer protein SufU: MEMDQLYTELILEHNQDKRNKHELAHFTNSEHGHNPSCGDDLTLQLNVEDGIIKDAAYTGSGCAISQASASMMIDIIKGKSVEEALRLVEIFLGMIKKEITDENELEELEDAMALQNISNMPARVKCAVLAWHTLKEALKK, encoded by the coding sequence ATGGAAATGGATCAATTATATACAGAACTTATTTTGGAACATAACCAAGATAAGCGTAATAAACATGAGTTAGCTCATTTTACAAATTCTGAACATGGCCATAACCCTAGTTGTGGTGATGATCTAACATTACAACTCAACGTAGAAGATGGCATTATCAAAGATGCTGCTTACACCGGCTCTGGTTGTGCTATTAGTCAAGCGTCTGCATCTATGATGATTGATATTATTAAGGGTAAATCTGTTGAAGAAGCTCTTCGCTTGGTAGAAATTTTCTTAGGTATGATCAAAAAAGAAATTACTGATGAAAATGAGTTAGAAGAATTAGAAGATGCTATGGCATTGCAAAATATTTCTAACATGCCAGCGCGTGTTAAGTGTGCGGTTCTTGCATGGCATACATTAAAAGAGGCTTTAAAGAAATAA
- the sufC gene encoding Fe-S cluster assembly ATPase SufC, with amino-acid sequence MAELLQIKDLKVSVEGKQILKGINLTINKGEIHVVMGTNGAGKSTLANAIMGNTTYTVDSGSIIFDGKDITEDAVNDRAKAGIFMSFQNPISIPGITVENFIRTAKSTITGENVRALSFKKELKEKMDELSFDVSYAQRYVNEGFSGGERKKNEILQMSILNPKLAILDETDSGLDVDAVRIVSEGVQRFHNEENAVLIITHHNQILQKLKPDFVHVLINGKIVKTGDASLVREIEEKGYDAYKALA; translated from the coding sequence TTGGCTGAATTACTTCAGATAAAAGATTTAAAGGTATCCGTTGAAGGTAAACAAATCTTAAAAGGTATCAACTTAACAATTAATAAAGGTGAAATCCATGTTGTAATGGGTACAAATGGTGCAGGTAAATCTACACTTGCTAATGCTATTATGGGTAACACTACATATACTGTAGATAGCGGCTCTATTATTTTTGATGGTAAAGATATTACGGAAGATGCAGTAAATGATCGTGCGAAAGCAGGTATCTTTATGTCCTTCCAAAATCCAATTTCTATTCCTGGCATTACAGTAGAAAACTTCATCCGTACTGCGAAATCTACAATTACTGGTGAAAATGTACGTGCTTTATCTTTCAAAAAAGAATTGAAAGAAAAAATGGATGAATTATCCTTCGATGTATCTTATGCACAACGTTATGTAAATGAAGGCTTCTCCGGTGGTGAACGCAAGAAAAATGAAATTCTTCAAATGTCCATTTTAAATCCTAAATTGGCTATTCTTGATGAAACAGACTCCGGCCTTGACGTAGATGCAGTTCGTATCGTATCTGAAGGTGTACAACGTTTCCACAACGAAGAAAATGCTGTATTGATCATCACTCACCATAACCAAATCTTGCAAAAATTAAAACCTGATTTCGTTCATGTATTGATCAATGGTAAGATCGTTAAAACTGGTGATGCTTCTCTTGTACGTGAAATCGAAGAAAAAGGTTACGACGCATACAAAGCATTAGCATAG
- a CDS encoding HAD hydrolase-like protein, with translation MKKTILFDLDGTLTDSQEGILKSIKFALEHFGYDVPDEETLQLFLGPPLVDAFQEHCGMTFDQAEETYFKFRERYGTIGKFENQVYPNIVDLLAKCKTEQYTIAVATAKPEHYAKDILDHFELTPYFDVIVGANYESGLLHKKEILEKALKLCGNPLTDENGRRLAFMVGDRKYDVEAANELGCISIGVTYGYGTEAELKEADAEYICDDVDEIADVLDLEEMMVRR, from the coding sequence ATGAAGAAAACAATATTATTTGATTTAGATGGAACTTTAACAGATTCTCAAGAAGGTATTCTTAAAAGTATTAAATTTGCATTGGAACATTTTGGCTATGATGTTCCTGATGAAGAAACATTGCAATTATTTTTAGGACCACCATTGGTAGATGCTTTTCAAGAGCATTGTGGCATGACCTTTGACCAAGCGGAAGAAACGTACTTTAAATTCCGCGAACGATATGGTACAATCGGTAAATTTGAAAATCAAGTGTATCCGAATATTGTAGACTTGTTGGCTAAATGCAAAACAGAACAATATACTATTGCCGTTGCTACAGCAAAGCCTGAGCATTATGCTAAGGATATTTTAGATCACTTTGAATTAACACCTTACTTTGATGTAATTGTAGGTGCTAATTATGAAAGTGGTTTATTGCATAAGAAAGAGATTCTTGAAAAAGCTCTTAAACTTTGTGGCAATCCTTTAACTGATGAAAATGGTCGTCGTTTGGCCTTTATGGTAGGCGATCGTAAGTATGATGTAGAGGCGGCTAACGAACTTGGTTGTATTTCTATCGGTGTTACTTATGGTTATGGTACAGAAGCTGAACTAAAAGAAGCCGATGCAGAGTACATCTGTGATGATGTTGATGAAATTGCTGATGTTCTCGATCTTGAAGAAATGATGGTTCGTAGATAA
- a CDS encoding SufD family Fe-S cluster assembly protein — protein sequence MSELLFNELPRPTFRWLRVNHTVSSLAGEDTSVQSIAVEANQNILSPLPTGTALLNAKYEGANKDAVQALVDNAEGYAINVPAKEKEVVGIRIDANARVANRFQFIVGEGAELEVQFYVTGAGEALTNVSYLNEYDVKEGGKVVVKKVNLLPEHVQHIEHRYTKLEDKADVEYINIELGGSENILNYYHDLVGQESRMVHDIAYLGNEEQKFDISMIMSHGGKKSFSDIHTLGALSGNSKKSFRGTLDFLHGATASEGAEEDTCLLLDPTVKSVSLPLLLCKEDNVVGNHAASAGQIDHNKLFYIMSRGFSEVEAKHIIVESMIRPIIDRIGDETIEEAALAAVRNKI from the coding sequence ATGAGCGAATTATTATTTAATGAACTCCCTAGACCGACATTCAGATGGTTGCGTGTTAACCATACTGTAAGTTCTCTAGCTGGAGAAGATACATCTGTACAATCCATCGCTGTAGAAGCGAATCAAAATATACTTTCACCATTGCCTACAGGAACAGCACTGTTAAATGCTAAATATGAAGGTGCTAATAAGGATGCTGTTCAAGCATTGGTGGACAATGCAGAAGGTTATGCTATCAATGTTCCTGCTAAGGAAAAAGAAGTTGTAGGCATCCGCATTGATGCTAATGCACGTGTAGCTAACCGTTTCCAATTCATCGTTGGTGAAGGGGCAGAACTAGAGGTACAATTCTATGTAACTGGCGCTGGTGAAGCTTTAACAAATGTTAGTTATCTAAATGAATACGATGTAAAAGAAGGCGGTAAAGTTGTAGTGAAAAAGGTAAATCTTTTACCTGAACATGTACAACATATCGAACATCGTTATACAAAATTGGAAGATAAAGCAGATGTAGAATACATTAACATTGAACTTGGTGGTAGCGAAAATATTTTGAACTACTATCATGATTTAGTAGGTCAAGAATCTCGTATGGTTCATGATATTGCTTATCTTGGTAACGAAGAACAAAAATTTGATATCTCCATGATTATGAGTCATGGTGGTAAAAAATCCTTCAGTGATATTCATACATTAGGTGCTCTTAGTGGCAATTCTAAAAAATCTTTCCGTGGTACTCTTGATTTCCTTCATGGTGCAACAGCTTCTGAAGGTGCGGAAGAAGATACTTGCTTATTGTTAGATCCAACTGTAAAATCTGTTTCTTTACCTCTATTATTATGTAAAGAAGATAATGTAGTGGGCAATCATGCAGCGAGTGCAGGCCAAATTGATCATAATAAATTGTTCTATATCATGAGCCGTGGCTTTAGTGAAGTAGAAGCAAAACATATCATTGTAGAATCTATGATTCGACCTATTATTGATCGCATTGGTGATGAAACGATTGAAGAAGCAGCGTTAGCAGCTGTACGTAATAAAATTTAA